In Mucilaginibacter boryungensis, a single window of DNA contains:
- a CDS encoding c-type cytochrome: MKTSILFLALALVLAACSSNSTSNNNGDTSATKQDAVAQNSSAATDTPGSKNGTEATGASKGETLMASSDCNTCHKADVKLVGPSFKDIAAKYTDADVDKLADKVIKGGSGNWGEVAMTPHPSISKDDAKEMVKFILSHK; encoded by the coding sequence ATGAAAACATCTATTCTATTTTTAGCGTTAGCTTTAGTTCTTGCTGCCTGCAGCTCAAATTCAACAAGTAATAACAATGGCGATACTAGTGCAACCAAGCAGGATGCGGTAGCCCAAAACTCAAGCGCAGCTACCGATACCCCGGGTTCCAAAAATGGAACTGAAGCTACCGGTGCATCAAAAGGCGAAACGCTTATGGCATCATCAGACTGTAATACTTGCCACAAAGCTGATGTGAAGTTGGTAGGGCCATCATTTAAAGATATTGCTGCAAAATATACCGATGCCGATGTAGATAAACTGGCTGATAAAGTAATAAAAGGCGGCAGCGGTAACTGGGGTGAAGTAGCTATGACACCACACCCTAGTATATCAAAAGACGACGCTAAAGAAATGGTGAAGTTTATCTTATCGCATAAATAA